The Haematobia irritans isolate KBUSLIRL chromosome 1, ASM5000362v1, whole genome shotgun sequence DNA segment AAAACTAAGAAGTCTGTCACGTACCACTCGTTTTAAATGATATTTGACAGACTTTACGCCAGCTTCCCATAATCCTCCAAAATTAGGAGAAGCTGGCGGAATAAAATGCCAAGTCGTACCATCATTACTTAGCGCATGTCGTAGCTCTTCTGGTAAAGATTTCTGTGACCTATTGTGGAGCACCTGTAGTTCCTTTGATGCTCCTACGAAGTTGGTACCACAGTCCGAGTATATATCGGTGCAGCCACCTCGACGTGACACAAATCTTTTAAACGCAGCCAGAAAAGCGCTAGTGCTCAAATCTGAAACTGCTTCCAAATGAAGGGCTTTCGTAACCATGCAAACAAACAGGCAAATATATCCTTTTGTAACAACAGCAGATCTGATAGTggaaatttttaacataatgGGGCCTGCAAAGTCCACCCCACTGTGTTTGAAAGGTCTAGTGGCGTTCAAACGAACAGAAGGCAAATTACCCATTATTTGTTGAGCCGTTTTCGCAGATTGTCGGAAGCACCTCATACATTTGTGGATAATTGACTTTGCCAACTGGTTACCAGATAAGATCCAGTACCTGCGGTTAACATATGACATTGTCAATGTAATTCCACCATGTAGAGTTTTTTCGTGCGAATCCGTTATTATTAGTCTAGACAGGGggttatttttcgacaaaataatgGGGTGCTTAATATCATAGTCAAAACTAGAGTTTTGCAGCCTGCCACCTACCCGTATTAGACCATATGTATCGAGAAAGGGCATGAGTTTCAGTAGTGAACTACTCCTAATGGGACGATTTTTTAAAAGCTGctcaatttctataggaaaatcaaCTTTTTGAGCAACTTTCAAAATTCTGTAAAGTGTATCATTTATCTCAGTGGACGTTAAAACTCCTGTGCGCCTCGCATCAGGCTTTCTACAATTATATATGAATCGATAGCATAATGAGAAGCTACGAATCAAATTGTTAAATTTCGAGTATCTCAAAAAAATCTCAGGATAGGTTTTTTCGTTCAAAGCATGAGTCGAAATTTTCGTTCTCTGCTCCTCCGTAGTATTAAATTGAGGTAAATTACGAGGCCACGAATCCGTGGATTCCCTCAAAAATCTTGGGCCAAACCACCAAGTGTCATTATTCAAAAGTTCCGTGCCAGAAATTCCCCGTGACGCACAGTCAGCGGGATTAAGCGACGTCGGTACATACCTCCATTGAAAAGGGTCGCTAAGTCTTTGAATGTCCGCCACTCTATTCGCCACATAAACTGTCCAATGGGACGGAGACTTTCTGATCCAGCTCAAAACTGTTGAGCTATCACTCCAAAAGTAAGTGGTCTCTATAGGTAAATTCTTTAGTGACTCTTTAACATTTTGAACCAATAATGCTAAAAGCTTAGCAGCACATAGTTCGAGACGTGGTATCGAAACTGTCTTAACTGGTGCAACTTTCGATTTTGCCTGCAAAATAGAAACTCGAATACCACCTGGAGTCAAAATTCGTGCATAAACTACTGCCGCATATGCCACAGAGGAAGCATCACAAAAACAATGGAGCTCCACGACAGAATTTGGAGACCAGCCAATCCACCTTGGGACTTTGAGGCTTGATAAATCCTTTAGTGAAGATCGATGATTTATCCAATCCCTCTCAATATCATTTGGAATCTTAGAATCCCAATCAATGCTATCCTCCCAGAGCCTCTTGAATATAGTCTTCGAGACAACTGTAGACGGAGTCAATAGCCCCAGAGGGTCGTAAATTCTTGCCGACTCTGAAAGGATAGATCTTTTCGAGAAAGATTCTCGCTCATCAAAGTTAACCCTGATCGAAAATGTGTCATCGCTTGTATTCCATTGAATACCTagcgttttgacaacattgttgtTTCGATCGAAATCAATGGAAATCGATGGGTCCCTGCAATCAAAGGGTATTGCAGCAAGAAGCTCTTGCGAATTCGTAACCCATTTCCGTAAATTGCAGCCACCCTTATTTAAAAGGGCACACAAATCCTTTTGTAATTTACTTGCATCTGAGAGATTATCAGACCCGGAAATAATGTCATCAACATATGACTCTGACATTAAAACCTCAGCAGCGCTTGGAAAATGGGATCTGTAATCCTCAGCAAGTTTTTGTAAAACACGAATAGCCAAATATGGTGCACTGGTGGTACCATAAGTGACTGTATTCAActcgaaaattgaaatatcttcaaaagGATTTGCTCGCCATAATATCTGCTGATATTTTCGATGTTCTGGATGAACATCGATTTGGCGGAACATCTTTTCTATGTCTGCTCCAAAGGCAATCCTATGTCTCCGCCATTTCGTTAAAATGGATGAGATATCATTCTGAAGAGCAGGTCCAGCGGCAAGTTCCTCATTGAGTGACTTGTGGCCCTGGCTATGACTACTGCCATCAAACACCACGCGGAGTTTGGTAGTAGTACTCTGCTCCTTGAAAATACCATGATGCGGTAAAAAATATGAGTCCCGACGGACATGATCAGGATAATGACCAATTCTAGTCATATGACCTAATGACTCGTATTCACTCATAAAGTTTTTATAACTTTGAGCGAATTCTGGTCTTCTggaaaatgaaatttccaaCTGACGCAATCGTCTAAATgcattcaaaatattgttttgaatTTCTGGACCCGAACCATCAGATAGAATGGATTTAAATGGCAATTTCACCATATATCGTCCAGTTTCAGTCTGATTTGTGGTGTCAACAAAATAAGATTCACAAGCCAATTCCTCATTTGACATGTCTCTATCGGAGCATATTTCCTCCTGTTCCCAGAAAGAACGTAATATGGCGTCCAAATTGACGTGATGTATATGAAGCCTATGGGTAGATAAGCTTCTATCCGATCCAGAAAATACCCAACCGAAGTGAGTATTTTGGAAAAACATACCATTATGTATGAAAGACTGGGACGGAATTTTCACCTCGAAACACACATCTGAACCTAGAATCAAATCAATGGGATCAGAATCATAAAAACGCGGATCCGCCAAATCATCCTCACTGATGTCAGGCATAGAAATGCTCTTTGCACAGGCATCAGGCGTATACGATGATAACTTGGTAAGGACTAGCGCAGTACATGAAAGTACTGATATGTTTCTCCTCGAAAACAATTCAATGTCCACCATAAATTTAGAGACGCTCCCACTACCATCACCTATGCCCACAACAGTGCAGTGAGATTTGGTCCTCTTAAGGCCCATCAGCTGTACCGCCGATTCGGAAATCAAACATCCCTGAGAGCCGGGATCTAAAAGGGCCCTTAAAGGAAATGTGCCACGATTCGTGCAAACATGCAATCGTATCGTGTACAACAACACTGATCGAATTACATTCGCGTTATGTGTCGTAAATCGATTGGAAGGATTGGTGTCAGAATTCGAAGTAGATGAAACCAACGGTTCCGCTGAAAAAACCTGTCCCGATAAACCATCAGCATGTAAAACAGAATGGTGCTTTTGTTTGCAAATAACGCAACGAAAGGGTGAACCACAATTGTTTTGGTCATGTCCAACCGAAAGACAATTGCGGCAAATTGATTTATCGGACAGAAATTCATTTCTGCCATGCACAGAtaatgctaaaaatttatagcatTTTGAAATAGAATGGGACTTTCCGCAATAAATACACTCAGTCGGAGTCTGTCTCGAAATTTTTCCAGTGTGACAAGAAGTCTTTTTGAACGAGTTAGAATTCTTTGTGGATTTCGAAAATTTCGAGTGAGACTTCGAAGCTGATGAGGAGGAAAACTCATTTCCCAATGACTCCAAAGTACGGAATGTTCTATCAAGAAATGTAAATAATTCACTACGTGAAGGCAAATTGGTACTCgatttcaaagaattttccCATTCTTTCCTTGTCTGCAAATCAAGTTTTTGCACCAACAAATGAACAAGAATGGGATCCCAATTGGAAGTGTCTATGTCTAAATTCCCCAAAGAGGAAAGACATTCCCTGGCGAAATCTAGCAAAACCCTAATTGACTGGCAACCCCCATCGGATTTCGGTATATTAAAAAGTTTGGAAACTAGATTCCCAACAAGCATTCTCCTGTTATGGTATCTAGATTCCAAAACTTCCCATGCCGAGTCATAATTAGCTTCAGTGACCGGGATGGTCTTAATAAGATTAGCGGCTTCGCCCGAAAGTGTTCccttcaaataataaaatttctgaaCCCTATTTAGCGATCCATTGTTGTGGACCAAGGAACAATACATGTCGCGAAATGGTACCCATTCAACGTATTCTCCAGAAAACTTcggtaaattaatttttggcaaaCGTGAATCAGAAATAATAGCGGCATCAGTACGATTACTAGGGGCAACAAAAGTGCTCGCCAATGGAGAATTAGTTATCGAATTTTCCGGTAAAGCGTCAATAATTCGACCTTtaaattccaaatatttttccgtaaaatcgaaataaacaTCTTCCTTCATATAAGGAACATCGTCCACGTCTAGCGACGTATCGCGAATTACACTCACAATTTTATCATGTTGGTcctcaaatttattgaaaatttcgtcaactcgTTGTACTAAAGTGTTCAAATAACCATGAGTTTTCTCGCTTTTTGCTTTCTTTTCAAATCGTTTTGCATATTTCACAAGCAATTGCAATGTGTCCCTTTGATTAACTATTAAAACTTCGAGCGAactcataattatttatttaacgtgcacaaattttccaataaattcACTTGGTCACACaacaaattttcaccaaataagCCTACACGTGTTGGAATCCTAGCCAATGATTTATCAAATAGAAAAAATGGAACGAGATTCCCGGGTTTCGGCACCAAATAATTATGTCAAagaattttcgtttttcagaaaaataaaacCGATAAAAAACTTTCAATTCCCAATACACatgcaaagaaaaatttcatcaaaattcaatgaattttggtcacaaatttattttattcatgtaTATACATGTAGGTATATACATATGTTCAAGAACAAATTTGCTGAAATGAAAAGAACAGAAATTGTTAGTTTGTAAAGCTACTTAGCGCTGCTGGTTGTTGTCTCGTCCACTGCCAAAAACAGAGAGAGCGAATTGAAGCAAACAATGTTGGATGAAaccatgttgcaaaaatttaaattgagtcAAAACTCTGCGAACCgctataaaaatattggaatatgaaaaaaaatattgaaacattAATCTACAAAGCAACAACAATTTAAGCGCAAGTCCATTCAATGCATGCAAACATTGTTCGTATACAAGAATGCACTGAGAGCAACAATGTTCGATCAAACCGTTTGATCGAACCTGGCAGCAACTGAGCAAACATTGTAGCtttcaaacaaaacaattgCATTTGTTCCAgcaaacatatgtatatatattaatCAGTATGTTAATATGTCAttcaaattttacatatatataaatatattaataagtGTGTTAATATGTAATTCAAGTTGGATATATATATTAATCTGTATGTTAATGAAATAGTGAAGAAATGTAAATGTacttttttatgaattaaaagaaatggaaaataacaaaaatatattgatttttaacttaaataaaataaaaaatataaataaatgtaaaatataaGATGCGTtggtggtttcactgtatttccaCCAACACATggactgatgaaaaatgctggtgttgttgtttttcattacttttttattgagatGTTGCTGTTCTGGGCTATTTCGATATACTATCGGTGATCATCTTTAGCGAGATATTATctataaattgtaataatttaaatatttaacagTATTAACTTTTACAATGTTTagcaacaaaaatataacattaattgtatttacattttacaagtttgaaaaaaattagtatagaaataaaattttgacaaaaattttctatagatgtaaaactttaacaaattttttctatggaaataaaattttgacgaaatttttctaagaagtaaaattttaacaaaatttttttatcgacataaaattttgccaaaattttctatacaatatagttttgagaagattttctatggtaataaaattttgataaaattctctataaaaataaaattttgacaaaattttataaaaagtgtctattcaaataaaatgttgagaaaattttctatagaaaaacaattttgataaaatcttttatagaaataatattttgacaaaattttcaaaattttattttcttgtgaAGTGTAAGAAGATGACTTTTTCTCGTAGAGTTTGTGAACAGACTGAGTACTATGTTGGGAATTATAGACTTGAGAATGTGCTTAGATTTAATGATTTAGGTGTATTGTTTGATTCCAGGCTTGACTCTGGTCTCCATGTTGAGGGATGTGTCAATAAGGCAGCTGGTGTTTTGGGTTTCATTAAGAGAT contains these protein-coding regions:
- the LOC142221983 gene encoding uncharacterized protein LOC142221983 encodes the protein MSSLEVLIVNQRDTLQLLVKYAKRFEKKAKSEKTHGYLNTLVQRVDEIFNKFEDQHDKIVSVIRDTSLDVDDVPYMKEDVYFDFTEKYLEFKGRIIDALPENSITNSPLASTFVAPSNRTDAAIISDSRLPKINLPKFSGEYVEWVPFRDMYCSLVHNNGSLNRVQKFYYLKGTLSGEAANLIKTIPVTEANYDSAWEVLESRYHNRRMLVGNLVSKLFNIPKSDGGCQSIRVLLDFARECLSSLGNLDIDTSNWDPILVHLLVQKLDLQTRKEWENSLKSSTNLPSRSELFTFLDRTFRTLESLGNEFSSSSASKSHSKFSKSTKNSNSFKKTSCHTGKISRQTPTECIYCGKSHSISKCYKFLALSVHGRNEFLSDKSICRNCLSVGHDQNNCGSPFRCVICKQKHHSVLHADGLSGQVFSAEPLVSSTSNSDTNPSNRFTTHNANVIRSVLLYTIRLHVCTNRGTFPLRALLDPGSQGCLISESAVQLMGLKRTKSHCTVVGIGDGSGSVSKFMVDIELFSRRNISVLSCTALVLTKLSSYTPDACAKSISMPDISEDDLADPRFYDSDPIDLILGSDVCFEVKIPSQSFIHNGMFFQNTHFGWVFSGSDRSLSTHRLHIHHVNLDAILRSFWEQEEICSDRDMSNEELACESYFVDTTNQTETGRYMVKLPFKSILSDGSGPEIQNNILNAFRRLRQLEISFSRRPEFAQSYKNFMSEYESLGHMTRIGHYPDHVRRDSYFLPHHGIFKEQSTTTKLRVVFDGSSHSQGHKSLNEELAAGPALQNDISSILTKWRRHRIAFGADIEKMFRQIDVHPEHRKYQQILWRANPFEDISIFELNTVTYGTTSAPYLAIRVLQKLAEDYRSHFPSAAEVLMSESYVDDIISGSDNLSDASKLQKDLCALLNKGGCNLRKWVTNSQELLAAIPFDCRDPSISIDFDRNNNVVKTLGIQWNTSDDTFSIRVNFDERESFSKRSILSESARIYDPLGLLTPSTVVSKTIFKRLWEDSIDWDSKIPNDIERDWINHRSSLKDLSSLKVPRWIGWSPNSVVELHCFCDASSVAYAAVVYARILTPGGIRVSILQAKSKVAPVKTVSIPRLELCAAKLLALLVQNVKESLKNLPIETTYFWSDSSTVLSWIRKSPSHWTVYVANRVADIQRLSDPFQWRYVPTSLNPADCASRGISGTELLNNDTWWFGPRFLRESTDSWPRNLPQFNTTEEQRTKISTHALNEKTYPEIFLRYSKFNNLIRSFSLCYRFIYNCRKPDARRTGVLTSTEINDTLYRILKVAQKVDFPIEIEQLLKNRPIRSSSLLKLMPFLDTYGLIRVGGRLQNSSFDYDIKHPIILSKNNPLSRLIITDSHEKTLHGGITLTMSYVNRRYWILSGNQLAKSIIHKCMRCFRQSAKTAQQIMGNLPSVRLNATRPFKHSGVDFAGPIMLKISTIRSAVVTKGYICLFVCMVTKALHLEAVSDLSTSAFLAAFKRFVSRRGGCTDIYSDCGTNFVGASKELQVLHNRSQKSLPEELRHALSNDGTTWHFIPPASPNFGGLWEAGVKSVKYHLKRVVRDRLLSFEELSTLLCQIESILNSRPLCPLSPDPADFDALTPAHFLIGEPTNCIQDETLLDVNINRLTRWKCIEKIKQHFWKRWHSEYLNRLQSRPKWLKQSENAKVGDLVLVADERIGPGQWLLGRIKEIHPGGDGRTRLTIISTDNHKIISCHTASINYIIITSTANT